In Natronomonas halophila, one DNA window encodes the following:
- a CDS encoding inositol monophosphatase family protein, which translates to MSERADCALRAAEAGGAVALGSFREGIAVETKGDKTDVVTQADRDAQETVVAAIREEYPEDAIVGEEDEELRDVPESGPSWIIDPIDGTNNFVRGIQMWTTSVAATVDGEIVAGASVCPALDDTYLLDDGAAYRNGEAISVSDEADPEAFTVVPTVWWPFERREEYTAACRGIVERFGDMRRFGSAQLALALCAAGAVEGVVTNVEANPWDSVVGAGLVEAAGGTVTDIHGESWRHDSRGLVASNGEAHDLVLEAAREAEAEAER; encoded by the coding sequence ATGAGCGAGCGCGCGGACTGTGCCCTCCGGGCGGCCGAGGCCGGCGGCGCCGTCGCCCTCGGGTCGTTTCGGGAGGGAATTGCGGTCGAGACGAAAGGCGATAAGACGGACGTGGTCACGCAGGCCGACCGGGACGCACAGGAGACGGTCGTCGCCGCGATTCGGGAGGAGTACCCCGAGGACGCCATCGTCGGCGAGGAAGACGAGGAGTTGCGGGACGTGCCTGAGTCGGGACCGTCGTGGATTATCGACCCAATCGACGGAACGAACAACTTCGTTCGCGGCATCCAGATGTGGACGACCAGCGTCGCGGCGACGGTCGATGGCGAAATCGTCGCGGGCGCGTCGGTCTGTCCGGCACTCGACGATACCTACCTGCTCGATGACGGCGCGGCCTACCGCAACGGCGAGGCGATTTCGGTCAGCGACGAAGCCGACCCCGAGGCGTTCACCGTCGTGCCGACGGTCTGGTGGCCCTTCGAGCGCCGCGAGGAGTATACGGCGGCCTGCCGCGGTATCGTCGAGCGGTTCGGCGACATGCGTCGGTTCGGGTCGGCACAACTCGCCCTCGCGCTGTGTGCGGCGGGTGCGGTGGAGGGTGTCGTCACGAACGTCGAAGCCAACCCCTGGGACAGCGTCGTGGGCGCGGGACTCGTGGAGGCCGCGGGCGGCACGGTCACCGACATCCATGGCGAGTCGTGGCGCCACGACAGTCGCGGCCTCGTGGCCTCGAACGGGGAGGCCCACGACCTCGTGCTGGAGGCGGCCCGCGAGGCCGAGGCGGAAGCCGAGCGGTAG
- a CDS encoding antibiotic biosynthesis monooxygenase family protein: MYLVTFRIDPGEYDEEFHELNDRVQAAAEDMDEYRGKRTWNDPESDETLVVYYWESLDALDSFGADADHKKAKQRWTEWYDAYEVTITEVLDSYGDGFGDGADPPE, encoded by the coding sequence ATGTATCTTGTCACCTTTCGAATCGACCCGGGGGAGTACGACGAGGAGTTCCACGAATTGAACGACAGGGTACAGGCGGCCGCCGAAGACATGGACGAATATCGCGGCAAACGCACGTGGAACGACCCGGAGAGCGACGAAACCCTCGTCGTCTACTACTGGGAGTCACTGGACGCGCTCGATTCGTTCGGCGCGGATGCAGACCACAAGAAGGCAAAGCAACGATGGACGGAGTGGTACGACGCGTATGAGGTCACTATTACAGAGGTACTCGATTCCTACGGGGACGGTTTCGGTGACGGTGCTGACCCACCCGAGTAG
- a CDS encoding 3-hydroxyacyl-CoA dehydrogenase/enoyl-CoA hydratase family protein — translation MEFDDIETIAVLGAGNMGHGIAEVAALAGYNVNLRDIKEEFVQSGYEDIEWSLQKLAEKERISDEEAENAIDRVTPYVDMEEAVGDADFVIEAVPEQMEIKKDVYGEVEEYLPEHAIIASNTSSLSITELAEVTERPEQFCGMHFFNPPVRMQLVEVISGAHTDEETLELTEKLAEDFDKTPVRVRKDSPGFIVNRILVPLMNEACWLVSDDVATVKEIDSTTKFDMGLPMGTFELGDQVGHDVTFHVLEYMNEELGEAYEPAPFLEELVEDERFGKKTGEGVYDYEDGDGADIPTDAGSDEVAERLIAVMANEVGNLVGNDVADPADIDEAVMLGAGFPDGPAKIADEHGLEALAERLDELAEETGHPRYEASEGLRAAAEEGGFHGGDEEEGVDFTNIEVRYPGDMVGQIVLDREARMNTINPDLLDELADAVDLLEEDDEVRALLITGKGDRAFSAGADVTSMAGNAEPLEAIELSRKGQQTFGKLEECDMPVVAGIDGFALGGGFELALASDFRIASERSELGTPEHNLGLLPGWGGTQRLMRIAGFGRAKEIVFTADRYDPETMYDYDVVTEVVENEEFEERAHEFAADLAAGPPISQKLTKRAMLRGWEDIDAGLELEAQAFGHLINTDDLMEGITAFMGDGEPEFEGK, via the coding sequence ATGGAATTCGACGACATAGAGACCATTGCGGTGCTTGGCGCCGGTAATATGGGCCACGGCATCGCGGAAGTTGCGGCGCTTGCGGGTTACAACGTTAACCTGCGGGACATCAAAGAGGAGTTCGTCCAGAGCGGCTACGAGGACATCGAGTGGTCCCTCCAGAAGCTCGCGGAGAAGGAACGCATCAGCGACGAGGAAGCCGAGAACGCCATCGACCGCGTGACGCCCTACGTCGACATGGAGGAGGCCGTCGGCGACGCCGACTTCGTCATCGAGGCCGTCCCCGAACAGATGGAAATCAAGAAGGACGTCTACGGCGAGGTCGAGGAATACCTGCCGGAACACGCCATCATCGCCTCGAACACCTCCTCGCTTTCCATCACGGAACTGGCGGAGGTCACCGAGCGACCCGAACAGTTCTGCGGGATGCACTTCTTCAACCCGCCGGTCCGGATGCAGCTGGTCGAGGTCATCTCCGGGGCCCACACCGACGAGGAGACCCTCGAACTGACCGAAAAACTCGCGGAAGACTTCGACAAGACGCCGGTTCGCGTCCGCAAGGACTCGCCCGGCTTCATCGTCAACCGCATCCTCGTGCCCCTGATGAACGAGGCCTGCTGGCTGGTCAGCGACGACGTCGCCACCGTCAAGGAGATCGACTCCACGACGAAGTTCGACATGGGCCTGCCGATGGGCACCTTCGAACTCGGCGACCAGGTCGGCCACGACGTCACCTTCCACGTCCTCGAATACATGAACGAGGAACTGGGCGAGGCCTACGAGCCCGCGCCCTTCCTCGAGGAACTCGTCGAAGACGAACGCTTCGGCAAGAAGACCGGCGAAGGCGTCTACGACTACGAGGACGGCGACGGCGCCGACATCCCGACCGACGCCGGCAGCGACGAGGTCGCCGAGCGCCTCATCGCCGTGATGGCTAACGAGGTCGGCAACCTCGTCGGCAACGACGTCGCCGACCCCGCCGACATCGACGAGGCGGTCATGCTGGGCGCCGGCTTCCCGGACGGCCCCGCGAAAATCGCGGACGAGCACGGCCTCGAAGCCCTCGCCGAGCGCCTCGACGAACTCGCCGAGGAGACCGGCCACCCGCGCTACGAGGCCTCCGAGGGCCTGCGTGCGGCCGCCGAAGAGGGCGGCTTCCACGGCGGCGACGAAGAGGAAGGCGTCGACTTCACGAACATCGAGGTTCGCTACCCCGGCGACATGGTCGGCCAGATCGTCCTCGACCGCGAGGCCCGGATGAACACCATCAACCCGGACCTGCTGGACGAACTCGCCGACGCCGTCGACCTGCTGGAGGAAGACGACGAGGTGCGCGCCCTCCTCATCACGGGTAAGGGCGACCGCGCCTTTTCGGCGGGCGCCGACGTCACCTCGATGGCCGGCAACGCCGAACCGCTCGAAGCCATCGAACTCTCCCGGAAGGGCCAGCAGACCTTCGGCAAACTCGAAGAGTGCGACATGCCCGTCGTCGCCGGTATCGACGGCTTCGCCCTCGGCGGCGGCTTCGAACTCGCGCTCGCCTCCGACTTCCGTATCGCATCGGAGCGCTCCGAACTCGGCACGCCCGAGCACAACCTCGGCCTCCTGCCCGGTTGGGGCGGGACCCAGCGCTTGATGCGCATCGCCGGCTTCGGCCGCGCCAAGGAAATCGTCTTCACGGCCGACCGCTACGACCCCGAGACGATGTACGACTACGACGTCGTCACGGAAGTCGTCGAAAACGAGGAGTTCGAGGAGCGCGCCCACGAGTTCGCTGCCGACCTCGCTGCGGGCCCGCCCATCTCCCAGAAACTCACGAAACGCGCGATGCTCCGTGGCTGGGAGGACATCGACGCCGGCCTCGAACTCGAAGCGCAGGCCTTCGGCCACCTCATCAACACCGACGACCTCATGGAGGGCATTACGGCCTTCATGGGTGATGGTGAACCCGAGTTCGAAGGCAAGTAG
- a CDS encoding acyl-CoA dehydrogenase family protein encodes MDFALTDEQEQLKEEVKRFADNEVRPNATEYDVEEKFPHDIVDEAAKMGLTGATIPIEYGGAGYGAVDSVLIAEELFAADPGIALSILATSFGTEAILEYGTEEQKEEFLEPVAKGDAISGAAISEPDTGSDVSSVSTRAEKDGDEYVINGNKMWITNGSVGDFFVVLCKTDPDADGRYNGFSQIIVESDRDGFEADKITGKMGIRASDTAELILDDVRVPEENLVGSENAGFYQQMNFFDATRTGVAAQGIGIAKGAAERALDYAQEREQFGRPIGDFQAIQHKLADMHTETEAARNLTYKSAWEVDEGGSPNTMLASMAKEFASRTAVKAANEAVQIHGGSGYVNDFDVERFYRDAKITQIYEGTTEIQKMIIARELQGKGF; translated from the coding sequence ATGGACTTTGCGCTTACCGACGAGCAAGAACAACTCAAAGAGGAAGTCAAGCGTTTCGCCGACAACGAGGTGCGGCCGAACGCCACCGAGTACGACGTCGAGGAGAAGTTCCCCCACGACATCGTCGACGAGGCAGCGAAGATGGGCCTGACCGGCGCGACCATTCCCATCGAGTACGGCGGTGCCGGCTACGGCGCCGTCGACTCCGTCCTCATCGCCGAGGAGCTGTTCGCCGCCGACCCCGGCATTGCCCTCTCCATTCTCGCTACCAGTTTCGGTACGGAAGCCATCCTCGAATACGGCACTGAGGAGCAGAAAGAGGAGTTCCTCGAACCCGTCGCGAAAGGCGACGCCATCTCCGGGGCCGCCATCTCCGAACCCGACACCGGCTCGGACGTCTCGTCGGTAAGCACGCGTGCCGAGAAGGACGGCGACGAATACGTCATCAACGGCAACAAGATGTGGATTACCAACGGCAGCGTCGGCGACTTCTTCGTCGTGCTGTGTAAAACGGACCCCGACGCCGACGGCCGCTATAACGGCTTCTCACAGATTATCGTCGAATCCGACCGCGACGGATTCGAAGCCGACAAGATTACCGGGAAGATGGGCATTCGTGCGTCCGACACCGCCGAACTAATCCTCGACGACGTGCGCGTCCCCGAGGAGAACCTCGTCGGTTCGGAGAACGCCGGCTTCTACCAGCAGATGAACTTCTTCGACGCCACCCGAACCGGCGTCGCCGCACAGGGTATCGGTATCGCCAAGGGTGCCGCCGAACGTGCCCTCGACTACGCCCAGGAACGCGAACAGTTCGGCCGCCCCATCGGCGACTTCCAGGCCATCCAGCACAAACTCGCCGACATGCACACCGAAACCGAGGCCGCCCGTAACCTCACCTATAAGTCCGCCTGGGAAGTCGACGAAGGCGGCTCGCCCAACACCATGCTCGCCTCGATGGCTAAGGAGTTCGCCTCCCGCACCGCCGTCAAGGCCGCCAACGAGGCCGTCCAGATTCACGGCGGGTCCGGCTACGTCAACGACTTCGACGTCGAGCGCTTCTACCGCGACGCCAAAATCACCCAAATCTACGAGGGAACCACCGAGATTCAGAAGATGATTATCGCCCGAGAGCTTCAGGGCAAGGGCTTCTAA
- a CDS encoding DUF5804 family protein, protein MTRVCLVGKEDVELRYELVSRETAREALATYELKEPYHNTVAVETVSLGGAVALLNDLNWYLVRFVDESLVLEPSVSDEEWLSRELAEAVRDNEIAPEDTGRFLKVFGIRDEELLEPMFVTRTGHELPDYDLHEVDETLVVRVTEAEFGA, encoded by the coding sequence ATGACGCGGGTGTGTCTCGTCGGGAAGGAGGACGTCGAGTTGCGCTACGAACTCGTCAGTCGCGAGACTGCCCGGGAGGCGCTGGCCACTTACGAATTGAAAGAACCCTACCACAACACCGTCGCCGTCGAAACCGTCTCGCTCGGCGGCGCCGTCGCCCTTTTAAACGACCTCAACTGGTATCTCGTCCGCTTCGTCGACGAATCCCTCGTCCTGGAACCGTCCGTCAGCGACGAGGAGTGGCTCTCGCGGGAACTGGCCGAGGCCGTCCGTGACAACGAAATCGCCCCCGAAGACACCGGGCGCTTCCTGAAGGTCTTCGGCATTCGCGACGAGGAACTGCTCGAACCGATGTTCGTCACCCGAACCGGGCACGAACTCCCGGATTACGACCTCCACGAGGTCGACGAGACGCTCGTCGTTCGCGTCACCGAAGCCGAGTTCGGCGCCTGA
- a CDS encoding alpha/beta fold hydrolase, producing MNAFASADQRSIEVDGTRIRYYVDGPEEARPVVLVHGVGIDSATVSWREAFHELAEEYRVYALDLPGHGDSDPVPDDVVPDTDYYADVLGEFFEALDVLDATLVGASTGGAIALDYTFASPARVARLVLVDSYGLDDEGTGGKRRAAYVKTPLVMEAAWWRLKRSPEFTERTLRDIVHPENLDDQLVDDAVAELQRPDAGDAYRRFQRAEVGWSGFQTSFADRMDELPVPTLFVHGKDDPLVPADHAKRASDAAPVADRFFLTDCGHLPSREHPEAFTARLQAWLDRT from the coding sequence ATGAACGCTTTCGCGTCCGCCGACCAGCGGAGCATCGAGGTCGACGGAACCCGGATTCGATACTACGTCGACGGCCCCGAAGAGGCCCGCCCGGTCGTCCTCGTCCACGGCGTCGGCATCGATTCGGCGACGGTTTCCTGGCGGGAAGCCTTCCACGAACTCGCCGAGGAATACCGCGTCTACGCGCTCGACTTGCCGGGGCACGGCGACAGCGACCCCGTCCCGGACGACGTGGTGCCAGATACGGACTACTACGCCGACGTTCTGGGCGAGTTTTTCGAGGCACTCGACGTCCTCGATGCGACGCTCGTTGGCGCCTCGACGGGCGGCGCCATCGCGCTCGATTACACCTTCGCGTCCCCGGCGCGGGTCGCCCGCCTCGTCCTCGTCGACAGTTACGGCCTCGATGACGAGGGGACGGGCGGCAAGCGCAGAGCCGCCTACGTGAAAACGCCGCTTGTCATGGAGGCGGCGTGGTGGCGACTGAAGCGCAGTCCGGAGTTCACCGAACGGACGCTTCGGGATATCGTCCATCCCGAGAACCTCGACGACCAACTGGTCGACGACGCCGTCGCGGAACTCCAGCGGCCGGACGCCGGCGACGCCTACCGCCGGTTCCAGCGCGCCGAAGTCGGCTGGTCCGGGTTCCAGACGAGTTTCGCCGACCGGATGGACGAACTGCCGGTGCCGACGCTGTTCGTCCACGGCAAGGACGACCCGCTGGTGCCCGCCGACCACGCCAAGCGCGCCTCCGACGCCGCGCCCGTCGCCGACCGCTTTTTCCTCACCGACTGCGGCCATCTGCCCTCGCGGGAGCACCCCGAGGCGTTCACCGCGCGCCTGCAGGCGTGGCTCGACCGGACCTAA
- a CDS encoding DUF4382 domain-containing protein, protein MKDDDTSPSQRRVIARLPEEYRRREVLAVGGGLGATLLAGCVGDSPSSDEDEPGTDSGGSDDGTQSGASFRLLISDAPADIDDFDRLDVTFDSARIFDGGDEDDDSETETPAEQATETPSGTPEATETEGTADGGTTETEAEEDEDDGESDEDGERGFYTLDLDDPTVDLTQVVGAKAMPVFDGELEPGTYQKVELNVASTEGIVDGEPAAVKVPSEKLQITKPFEVRAGESLDFVFDINVVKRGQENSYILKPVISQSGVAGEDVDVEEVDEDDDDDESEGTETPEETETQEATETTEATETPDGTETPTATPQETSEGDSQ, encoded by the coding sequence ATGAAAGACGACGACACCAGCCCGAGCCAGCGACGCGTCATCGCCCGACTACCGGAGGAGTATCGACGGCGGGAGGTCCTCGCCGTCGGCGGCGGCCTCGGTGCGACGCTGCTGGCAGGCTGTGTCGGCGATTCGCCGTCGAGCGACGAGGACGAACCGGGTACTGATTCCGGCGGGTCGGACGACGGAACCCAGAGCGGGGCCAGTTTCCGGCTCCTTATCAGCGACGCTCCGGCCGATATCGACGATTTCGACCGACTGGACGTCACCTTCGACAGCGCCCGCATCTTCGACGGCGGTGACGAGGACGACGATTCGGAAACCGAGACACCGGCAGAACAGGCGACAGAGACGCCGTCCGGAACGCCGGAGGCAACCGAAACGGAGGGAACAGCGGATGGCGGGACGACGGAGACAGAGGCCGAGGAAGACGAGGACGACGGCGAATCCGACGAAGACGGCGAGCGTGGATTCTACACCCTCGACCTCGATGACCCTACGGTCGACCTCACGCAGGTCGTCGGCGCCAAGGCCATGCCGGTCTTCGACGGCGAACTCGAACCCGGGACCTACCAGAAGGTGGAACTCAACGTAGCGAGCACCGAGGGCATCGTCGACGGCGAACCGGCGGCGGTGAAAGTCCCGAGCGAGAAACTCCAGATAACCAAACCGTTCGAGGTTCGCGCCGGCGAATCGCTCGATTTCGTCTTCGACATCAACGTCGTCAAGCGCGGCCAAGAGAACAGCTACATCCTGAAACCCGTGATTTCCCAGAGCGGCGTCGCCGGCGAGGACGTCGACGTCGAGGAAGTCGACGAAGACGACGACGATGACGAGTCGGAGGGAACCGAAACCCCGGAGGAGACGGAAACTCAGGAAGCGACGGAGACAACGGAAGCGACCGAAACCCCGGACGGAACCGAGACGCCGACTGCGACGCCGCAGGAAACGAGCGAAGGCGACAGTCAGTAA
- a CDS encoding PLP-dependent cysteine synthase family protein, whose protein sequence is MKRGILETVGSPLVQVQSPPGSTIAAKIESKNPGGSAKDRPALAMVEAAEEAGELEPGDTIVEPTSGNTGIGLSMVAAAKGYDITVVMPASKSPERRQIMGAYGADLELVEGDISAAKDRADELEEEKGFVQVRQFENPANPQAHYHTTGAEIIEQVGDRTVDALVAGIGTGGTISGTGRRLKEAFPDMEVVGVEPEGSEVLTGGKTGEDSFQGMGPGFVSPNLNRELLDDVEVVDLESAEAECRRLAREEGILVGQSSGGSLLAAKRVAERLAEERGIDPDACPGPDNDVNILEEGEAVDHDPVPDECPLVVTVFWDSGERYMSTGMFDEPEE, encoded by the coding sequence ATGAAACGGGGTATTCTCGAGACCGTTGGCTCGCCGCTGGTACAGGTACAATCCCCGCCCGGGTCGACCATCGCCGCGAAAATCGAATCGAAGAATCCCGGCGGGTCCGCCAAGGACCGCCCGGCCCTCGCCATGGTCGAGGCCGCCGAGGAGGCCGGCGAACTCGAACCCGGCGATACCATCGTCGAACCGACCTCCGGCAACACCGGCATCGGCCTCTCGATGGTCGCCGCCGCGAAGGGCTACGACATCACCGTCGTCATGCCTGCCTCCAAATCACCCGAACGACGGCAGATTATGGGCGCCTACGGCGCCGACCTCGAACTCGTCGAGGGCGATATCTCGGCCGCCAAGGATCGGGCCGACGAACTGGAAGAAGAGAAAGGCTTCGTGCAGGTCCGACAGTTCGAGAACCCGGCGAACCCGCAGGCACACTACCACACGACGGGCGCCGAAATCATCGAACAGGTCGGCGACCGCACCGTCGACGCCCTCGTGGCGGGCATCGGTACCGGGGGCACTATCTCCGGGACCGGCCGCCGACTCAAGGAGGCGTTCCCCGACATGGAAGTCGTCGGTGTCGAACCGGAGGGCAGCGAGGTACTCACCGGCGGGAAGACCGGTGAGGACAGTTTCCAGGGAATGGGTCCCGGCTTCGTCTCGCCGAACCTGAACCGCGAACTGCTCGACGACGTGGAGGTCGTCGACCTCGAATCCGCCGAGGCCGAGTGTCGCCGCCTCGCCCGCGAGGAAGGCATCCTCGTTGGCCAGTCCTCCGGTGGCTCTCTACTCGCCGCGAAGCGGGTCGCCGAACGCCTCGCCGAGGAGCGGGGCATCGACCCCGATGCCTGTCCCGGCCCCGACAACGACGTGAACATCCTCGAGGAAGGCGAGGCCGTCGACCACGACCCCGTGCCCGACGAGTGCCCGCTCGTCGTCACAGTCTTCTGGGATTCCGGCGAGCGCTACATGTCGACCGGTATGTTCGACGAACCGGAAGAATAG
- a CDS encoding HTTM domain-containing protein, producing MDDGSGVGATLAERVGIDARALAAARIYVGLLLCVDLFLRARDLRAFYTDSGVLPRNVHAELYPTLSRVSLHTLSGELWWQTLLFVVAFVVALSLAVGYRTRLSTAVSWVLLASLQTRNYYVLNGGDKVLLVVLFIAVFLPLGRRWSLDARAGRSTFDGGDGQVVGFGTAALLTQVVLIYATNAVFKVRSDAWMAGDAVPRIFQVERFTIFLGPYLNEFTTLLVAINWLWMAMLVASPLLLLTRRWLRAGLVALYLGAHLAMRLTMDLGLFAEAMWAGLLVFLPPVVWDRVEAAVMPLETGLSDWLDDRPRLDEMLRPAGPVVPARFRRGVARALPVLTATILVVGLLWQAAAVGVVPTPENSPAEPKDHSWKLFAPNPPDGDGWYVATGELASGTEVGVYTHADTSFDRPADVGETYPNARWRKYLTDLRFGSDHRIEAFAAYLCRSGAETHGERITEVELTFVYEAIETGDRTRHDLGTYRCPGE from the coding sequence ATGGACGATGGCTCGGGGGTCGGAGCGACGCTCGCCGAACGCGTGGGCATCGACGCTCGTGCGCTGGCGGCCGCCCGCATCTATGTCGGCCTGCTGTTGTGTGTCGACCTGTTTTTGCGAGCGCGTGACCTCCGGGCGTTCTACACCGATTCCGGCGTCCTGCCGCGTAACGTCCACGCCGAACTCTATCCGACGCTCTCGCGAGTCTCGCTGCATACGCTGTCCGGGGAACTGTGGTGGCAGACGCTCCTGTTCGTCGTCGCCTTCGTGGTCGCCCTCTCGCTGGCGGTCGGCTACCGAACACGGCTGTCGACGGCCGTTTCGTGGGTGCTGCTGGCCTCCCTGCAGACTCGGAACTACTACGTCCTCAACGGCGGCGACAAGGTGCTGCTGGTGGTCCTCTTCATCGCCGTCTTTCTCCCGCTCGGTCGTCGCTGGTCGCTGGACGCGCGAGCAGGGCGGTCGACGTTCGATGGGGGCGACGGACAGGTGGTCGGCTTCGGGACGGCAGCCCTGCTGACACAGGTCGTCCTCATCTACGCGACCAACGCCGTCTTCAAGGTCCGAAGCGACGCCTGGATGGCCGGCGATGCCGTCCCGCGGATTTTTCAGGTCGAACGGTTCACGATTTTCCTCGGACCGTACCTGAACGAGTTCACGACGCTCCTCGTAGCCATCAACTGGCTCTGGATGGCGATGCTCGTCGCTTCGCCGCTGTTGTTGCTGACGCGGCGGTGGCTTCGCGCCGGCCTCGTCGCCCTCTATCTCGGCGCACATCTGGCGATGCGGCTGACGATGGACCTCGGCCTCTTCGCGGAGGCGATGTGGGCCGGGCTACTTGTCTTCCTGCCGCCAGTCGTCTGGGACCGCGTCGAAGCGGCCGTGATGCCGCTCGAAACGGGACTTTCGGATTGGCTCGACGACCGCCCGCGACTCGACGAGATGCTTCGACCCGCCGGTCCCGTAGTCCCCGCGCGTTTCCGCCGAGGCGTCGCGCGAGCGCTTCCCGTCCTTACCGCGACGATTCTCGTCGTCGGCCTCCTCTGGCAGGCGGCGGCCGTCGGCGTCGTGCCGACACCCGAAAACAGCCCCGCCGAACCAAAAGACCACAGTTGGAAGCTCTTCGCGCCGAACCCGCCAGATGGCGACGGCTGGTACGTCGCCACCGGTGAACTCGCCTCCGGGACTGAGGTCGGCGTCTACACCCACGCCGACACGAGTTTCGATCGGCCCGCCGATGTCGGCGAAACCTACCCGAACGCCCGCTGGCGCAAGTACCTCACCGACCTCCGATTCGGCAGCGACCACCGAATCGAGGCCTTCGCGGCGTACCTCTGTCGAAGCGGCGCCGAAACCCACGGCGAACGGATTACCGAGGTCGAACTCACCTTCGTCTACGAAGCCATCGAGACCGGCGACCGAACCCGACACGACCTCGGTACCTACCGCTGTCCGGGTGAATGA
- a CDS encoding HD domain-containing protein has translation MTDRRRGIEDGRDELAGMTQSDGRAPEAPHGVDPLFEAIAEEMAAWLGDDSTGHDIAHGWRVFHTAMELADDYPHADREVLGAAALTHDIHRAMGAAAGEFVHPEESLDEVEAVLAAVDFPPEKRDAVLHCVALHEEYEFREDDQGEASEGASSAERSSADRSSGRGPREDGEGWRPASRDDRRDGDRIEVDLLRDADNLDAMGAVGVARCFVYTGAHDRPMWTPDSDEPSAIDHFHEKLLNLNDEMHTDAAREVAESRHDFLETFLERFEDEWYGRA, from the coding sequence ATGACCGACCGCCGACGAGGGATTGAAGACGGCCGCGACGAACTGGCCGGTATGACCCAATCCGACGGCCGGGCGCCCGAGGCGCCACACGGCGTCGACCCGCTCTTCGAAGCCATCGCCGAGGAGATGGCGGCGTGGCTGGGCGACGATTCGACCGGCCACGACATCGCCCACGGCTGGCGCGTTTTTCATACCGCGATGGAGTTGGCCGACGATTACCCCCACGCCGACAGAGAGGTGCTCGGAGCGGCCGCCCTGACCCACGACATCCACCGCGCTATGGGTGCCGCGGCCGGTGAGTTCGTCCACCCCGAAGAGTCGCTGGACGAGGTCGAAGCCGTCCTCGCGGCCGTCGACTTCCCGCCCGAGAAGCGCGATGCCGTCCTCCACTGTGTCGCGCTCCACGAGGAGTACGAATTCCGCGAGGACGACCAAGGGGAGGCCTCGGAAGGTGCGAGTAGCGCGGAACGGAGTTCCGCGGACCGTTCGAGCGGGCGGGGCCCGCGAGAAGACGGGGAGGGTTGGCGACCCGCGAGCAGGGATGACAGGCGGGACGGCGACCGTATCGAGGTCGACCTCCTGCGGGATGCCGACAACCTCGATGCGATGGGGGCGGTCGGCGTCGCGCGCTGTTTCGTCTACACCGGCGCCCACGACCGGCCGATGTGGACGCCCGACTCCGACGAACCATCGGCTATCGACCATTTCCATGAGAAACTGCTGAACCTGAACGACGAGATGCACACCGACGCCGCCCGCGAAGTCGCGGAATCCCGCCACGACTTTCTGGAGACGTTCCTCGAACGATTCGAGGACGAGTGGTACGGTCGGGCGTAG
- a CDS encoding TlpA family protein disulfide reductase, with protein sequence MELETMRPNPVWDADSYEDAVDTFEAIADDIVVKVWGGDWCKDCRSQLPDFGAALDAAGVDNVEHYPVEKEDDGSKTGPKVDEYGIELIPTVVVENADTGEELARFVEEEDAPIAVYLAEQLETRTV encoded by the coding sequence ATGGAACTGGAAACCATGCGGCCGAATCCCGTCTGGGATGCGGACTCCTACGAGGACGCCGTCGACACCTTCGAGGCTATCGCCGACGATATCGTCGTGAAGGTCTGGGGCGGCGACTGGTGTAAGGACTGCCGCTCGCAGTTGCCCGACTTCGGCGCCGCACTCGATGCGGCCGGCGTCGACAACGTCGAACACTACCCCGTCGAGAAGGAAGACGACGGCTCGAAGACCGGCCCGAAAGTTGATGAGTACGGCATCGAGTTGATTCCGACAGTCGTCGTCGAAAATGCTGACACTGGCGAGGAACTCGCACGGTTCGTCGAGGAAGAGGACGCCCCCATCGCCGTCTACCTCGCCGAACAACTCGAAACCCGCACCGTATAA